The Globicephala melas chromosome X, mGloMel1.2, whole genome shotgun sequence genome window below encodes:
- the USP27X gene encoding ubiquitin carboxyl-terminal hydrolase 27 — translation MCKDYVYDKDIEQIAKEEQGEALKLQASTSTEVSHQQCSMPGLSEKYPTWETTKPELELLGHNPRRRRITSSFTIGLRGLINLGNTCFMNCIVQALTHTPILRDFFLSDRHRCEMPSPELCLVCEMSSLFRELYSGNPSPHVPYKLLHLVWIHARHLAGYRQQDAHEFLIAALDVLHRHCKGDDAGKAANNPNHCNCIIDQIFTGGLQSDVTCQACHGVSTTIDPCWDISLDLPGSCTSFWPMSPGREGSVNGESHIPGITTLTDCLRRFTRPEHLGSSAKIKCGSCQSYQESTKQLTMNKLPVVACFHFKRFEHSAKQRRKITTYISFPLELDMTPFMASSKESRMNGQLQLPTNSGNDENKYSLFAVVNHQGTLESGHYTSFIRHHKDQWFKCDDAVITKASIKDVLDSEGYLLFYHKQVLEHESEKVKEVNTQAY, via the coding sequence ATGTGTAAGGATTATGTATATGACAAAGACATTGAGCAAATTGCCAAAGAAGAGCAAGGGGAAGCTTTGAAATTACAAGCTTCCACCTCAACCGAGGTTTCTCACCAGCAGTGTTCAATGCCAGGCCTCAGTGAGAAATATCCAACCTGGGAGACAACCAAACCCGAGTTAGAACTGCTGGGCCACAACCCAAGGAGAAGAAGAATTACCTCCAGCTTTACCATCGGTTTAAGAGGACTAATCAATCTTGGCAACACGTGCTTTATGAACTGCATTGTCCAGGCCCTTACCCACACTCCGATCCTGAGAGATTTCTTCCTCTCCGACAGGCACAGATGTGAAATGCCAAGTCCCGAGTTGTGTCTGGTCTGTGAGATGTCTTCGCTTTTTCGGGAGTTGTATTCTGGAAATCCATCTCCTCACGTTCCCTATAAATTACTGCACCTGGTGTGGATACACGCACGGCATTTAGCAGGGTACAGGCAACAGGATGCCCATGAGTTCCTCATCGCAGCATTAGATGTCCTGCACAGGCACTGCAAAGGTGATGATGCCGGGAAGGCAGCCAACAATCCCAACCACTGTAACTGCATCATTGACCAAATCTTCACAGGTGGCCTGCAATCTGATGTTACCTGTCAAGCCTGCCATGGTGTCTCCACCACGATAGACCCATGCTGGGACATCAGTTTGGACTTGCCTGGCTCTTGCACCTCCTTCTGGCCTAtgagcccagggagggagggcagtgTGAATGGGGAAAGCCACATACCAGGAATCACCACCCTCACGGACTGCCTGCGAAGGTTTACGAGGCCAGAGCACTTAGGAAGCAGTGCCAAAATCAAGTGCGGTAGTTGCCAAAGCTACCAGGAATCTACCAAACAGCTCACAATGAATAAATTACCTGTCGTTGCCTGTTTTCATTTCAAACGGTTTGAACACTCAGCCAAACAGAGGCGCAAGATCACTACATACATATCCTTTCCTCTGGAGCTGGATATGACACCATTCATGGCCTCGAGTAAAGAGAGCAGGATGAATGGACAGTTGCAGCTGCCAACCAATAGTGGAAACGACGAGAATAAGTATTCCTTGTTTGCTGTGGTTAATCACCAAGGAACCTTGGAGAGTGGCCACTACACCAGCTTCATCCGGCACCACAAGGACCAGTGGTTCAAGTGTGATGATGCCGTCATCACCAAGGCCAGTATTAAGGACGTTCTGGACAGTGAAGGGTATTTACTGTTCTATCACAAACAGGTCCTGGAACATGAGtcagaaaaagtgaaagaagtgAATACACAAGCCTACTGA